The Allorhizobium ampelinum S4 genome has a segment encoding these proteins:
- a CDS encoding FdhF/YdeP family oxidoreductase, translating to MADPIENPEAEGPAGGWGSVKSIARMLGDNKPSPAILETLYRLNKPAGLMCVSCAWPKPANYHPFEFCENGAKATISDLTSARCTPDFWNRHTVAELRNWKDYDLEQTGRLTHPLRYDAGTDRYVEVTWDKAFSDIGTTLKSLPCESVVFYSSGHAGLEASYLYALLARVFGNNNLPQSSNMCHETTSVGLQKVIGSPVGTIVWEDLEKADAFFFFGQNPGSNSPRFLHPLQEAKQRGARIVTFNPVVEQGLVSFVNPQSPIDMLTGRETQISDEYLQVRAGGDISAILGLCKVVIEADDVAVANGQKRVLDVAFIDEHTTGFDSFIALVRTTSWADIERESGLTEAAIRRAGEIYISAERVIGVYGMGLTQHSQGAINVAMLVNLLLLRGNIGREGAGCCPVRGHSNVQGQRTVGIAEKTKLIPMDTLKELFDFDPPTEDGTTIVDAVKGLMAGKIKAFISLGGNLVRAVPDQTEMERAWARQELTVIVSTKLNRSHLFPGKQAYIIPCLSRAEIDEQTTGNQAVSIEDSFSHISGSIGKRPPASKHLKSELAIVAGIAKATLAVRPKLKWDEWQGDYSLVRDLIEATYPEDFKDYNARMFQPGGFYRGNAAHERLWKTEEKKAVFTTPTQLNALSFEDADGRFRLVTMRSNDQFNTTIYGYSDRFRGIEGTRDVLLMCESDIATSGLQPGQVVTLVSDFGDGIRRALGGLTVTAHNLPKGTIGTYYPEANVLIAIDHHDEMSKTPASKAIPVRIET from the coding sequence ATGGCCGACCCTATCGAGAACCCGGAAGCCGAAGGTCCCGCTGGTGGCTGGGGATCTGTGAAGTCGATCGCCCGTATGCTGGGCGACAACAAACCCTCACCGGCAATCCTTGAAACGCTTTACCGCCTGAATAAGCCTGCCGGGCTTATGTGCGTTTCCTGCGCGTGGCCAAAACCCGCAAACTACCATCCCTTCGAGTTCTGCGAAAACGGTGCCAAGGCAACGATCTCGGACCTGACCAGCGCGCGCTGTACGCCTGATTTCTGGAACCGTCACACCGTGGCCGAGCTCAGGAACTGGAAAGACTATGACCTCGAACAGACCGGGCGGCTGACGCATCCCCTTCGCTATGACGCTGGAACGGATCGCTATGTTGAGGTGACGTGGGACAAGGCCTTCTCTGACATCGGCACGACGCTGAAATCCTTGCCGTGCGAGAGCGTCGTCTTCTACTCTTCCGGCCATGCCGGTCTTGAAGCATCCTATCTCTACGCCCTGCTGGCGCGGGTCTTCGGCAACAACAACCTGCCCCAGAGTTCCAACATGTGCCATGAGACGACGTCAGTCGGGCTTCAGAAGGTTATCGGCTCGCCGGTTGGCACTATTGTCTGGGAAGACCTGGAGAAGGCCGACGCATTTTTCTTTTTCGGCCAGAACCCGGGATCGAACAGTCCGCGCTTCCTTCACCCATTGCAGGAGGCCAAGCAGCGCGGTGCGCGCATCGTCACATTCAACCCGGTTGTCGAGCAGGGGCTGGTATCATTCGTCAATCCACAAAGCCCGATTGACATGCTGACGGGACGCGAAACGCAGATTTCAGACGAGTATCTTCAAGTTCGGGCTGGCGGTGACATTTCCGCAATACTGGGCCTCTGCAAGGTTGTCATCGAAGCTGACGACGTAGCGGTGGCCAATGGACAAAAGCGCGTGCTCGATGTGGCGTTCATCGATGAGCACACGACAGGATTCGATAGTTTTATCGCCCTTGTCAGAACGACGAGCTGGGCCGATATCGAGCGGGAAAGCGGTCTGACTGAGGCGGCGATCCGGCGTGCCGGTGAAATCTATATCAGCGCGGAAAGGGTCATCGGTGTCTACGGCATGGGCCTGACACAGCATTCGCAAGGCGCGATTAACGTGGCCATGCTGGTCAATCTGCTGCTTTTGCGCGGCAATATCGGGCGCGAAGGGGCTGGATGCTGTCCGGTTCGCGGCCATTCGAATGTCCAAGGTCAACGAACCGTCGGAATCGCCGAAAAGACCAAGCTTATTCCCATGGACACGTTGAAGGAGCTCTTCGATTTCGATCCTCCGACCGAGGACGGCACGACGATCGTCGATGCGGTGAAAGGGCTGATGGCTGGCAAGATCAAAGCCTTCATTTCGCTGGGAGGCAATCTTGTCCGCGCGGTACCAGATCAAACGGAGATGGAACGCGCCTGGGCTCGCCAGGAGCTGACCGTGATCGTCTCCACCAAGCTAAACCGAAGCCATCTTTTTCCTGGCAAGCAGGCCTATATTATTCCCTGCCTGTCGCGTGCAGAGATAGATGAGCAGACCACGGGAAATCAAGCTGTATCCATCGAGGATAGCTTCTCCCATATTTCCGGATCAATCGGCAAAAGACCTCCCGCATCCAAACATTTGAAGAGCGAACTGGCGATCGTCGCCGGCATTGCAAAGGCGACGCTCGCCGTAAGGCCGAAACTGAAATGGGATGAATGGCAAGGTGACTACAGCCTCGTACGAGACCTGATCGAAGCGACCTATCCCGAGGACTTCAAGGACTATAATGCGCGCATGTTCCAGCCGGGCGGGTTTTATCGCGGCAACGCAGCTCATGAGCGCCTCTGGAAAACCGAGGAAAAGAAGGCTGTCTTCACAACGCCCACGCAATTGAACGCGCTGTCCTTCGAGGATGCCGACGGCCGCTTCCGACTCGTAACAATGCGATCAAACGATCAGTTCAACACGACAATCTATGGTTACTCCGACCGCTTCCGCGGCATAGAGGGTACCCGCGACGTCCTGTTGATGTGCGAAAGCGACATCGCGACATCTGGGCTTCAACCTGGGCAGGTTGTCACACTCGTCAGCGATTTCGGCGATGGCATTCGCCGAGCGCTCGGTGGCTTGACTGTCACCGCGCATAATCTGCCAAAAGGGACGATCGGCACTTATTATCCTGAAGCAAACGTGCTGATCGCCATTGACCATCATGACGAGATGTCGAAGACACCCGCATCGAAAGCAATTCCAGTCCGGATCGAAACCTAG
- a CDS encoding GNAT family N-acetyltransferase, with protein sequence MSHPEKSEGGAMPALHALAIRPATPNDIDFVMRVERLPGYPERVGTYSVQEHESRMADENYEYLIGICGEKPVGFAVLRPDDGMGNVVIRRLAVEQSGRGMGSVFVQRICAAVFSDPTIGRLILDVLPSNTIARRVYTKLGFVEEGLMRSALRYPDGRRADLLLMALLRDDWLSGASMLVR encoded by the coding sequence ATGTCGCACCCGGAAAAATCTGAGGGCGGCGCGATGCCAGCACTTCATGCGCTTGCCATCCGGCCCGCAACCCCGAATGACATCGATTTCGTCATGCGTGTCGAACGGCTCCCCGGCTATCCAGAGCGGGTGGGTACCTATTCGGTTCAGGAGCATGAAAGCCGAATGGCTGACGAAAACTACGAATACCTGATCGGCATATGTGGAGAAAAGCCCGTTGGCTTTGCGGTGTTGAGGCCGGACGACGGCATGGGAAATGTCGTGATCCGCCGTCTTGCCGTGGAGCAGTCCGGACGCGGCATGGGCAGCGTATTTGTGCAGCGTATCTGCGCCGCTGTTTTCTCAGATCCGACAATTGGTCGCCTGATTCTCGATGTCCTTCCCTCAAACACAATTGCCCGGCGCGTCTATACCAAGCTGGGTTTTGTCGAGGAGGGACTGATGCGCAGCGCGTTGCGCTACCCGGATGGCCGTCGCGCCGATTTGCTTTTGATGGCGCTTCTGCGCGACGACTGGCTCAGTGGGGCTTCGATGCTGGTTCGTTAG